The DNA segment CCCAATAGCATGATTGAGACTGGTCCTGATACGGGGCAGTTTTATTTAAAATTGGAATTACCAGATGTAGTCAATGGAAGACCTCTAAGTCAGGATGATATTGTCATAATAAAATATTTGGATGCATCTGACTATTCAGGAGAAAAAAGAGTGCTAGTAAAATCAATGCCATTGACTAGAACATTTGCAAATATCGAATCATCAGGAGGAGGTTCTAGAATTGGTCACGAGTTTACCGTGAGAATTTTTGAACCAGATGCAAACAAGGATTCAAAAAATGAGGATAAAATCTCATTAAGTAAATTAGAGTTTCGTGGTGAAGGCGGGATTAGAACTACACTTGCCAATCCAAAATTTGATGCAAATCGAGGATACCTTGTAGAAACAGGACCTAATACAAGCACGTTTGAAGTGATAATTAAAATTCCTAGGGAGATAGATGGTAAAACAATCCACATTGGAGACACTTATGAGATAAGATATATCGATACTAGCACGCCGTCTGGAACTAGTGAGAAAGTGATTCTAAAAGGTAGAATCGGTTAGAAGATTTTATGGATCAGGTTTGTCAAAGTTCAGTATAACCTAAAGATTTTATTCAAACCTGCAAAGTATTGTTGTGCTCAATACAGTATACAAAGATGCAATCATCAACAGAGACAAAATGCTTTCAATTCTGAAAGGCCCAAAATACGAGCAGATTTTACAAAAAGCGCGCGATAATTGGGTGGAATACACGCCTACAAAAGAGGAAGTGGTTACAGCAGGCATTGATTCTAGTTTCAACAATACAAAATTTCAAGGGATTGAACTTTGGGCAACAACAGCAGTTTCAATTAAATCAAATGGGGAAATTCTGGTGGATTTACACAAATCAGGACTAGGATCTGCAGATGACATTTCAAGCATAGCAAGTAAAATGGAGATTGAGGCATGTGAAAAAACAATAGATGAGGTAGACATGGTCTTGATGGATGGGTCTTTACACTCTCAATTAATGACAAGACAAGCAAATCTGGGATCACAAATTGTAAAGGTAATGAAAAAGAAAGACAATGTGATTTTCATAGCAAAAACATCAAACACAAAAAAACAATTTGAAAAATTAGGTTCTCTGGCAGGAGATATATTCTATTATAATCATGTAACAAACAATCCAGGGTTTAGTAAAATTTTTGTTGAAAAAAAATATGGTGCAGACAAAATAATATCTTCCACATTTGTAAGATTAAGTGACTCTACACCCATAATCAAATTAGAATTTTTAGGTGAACAACATGATGAAGATGAAGTTAAAACAATTATGAATAAATTATACAAAACTAGTGTAGGAGGGTATCCATATGCGCTTAAGCTTGCACATAATAACTGTAAAATATCTGATAAAGAACTTGCAAAGATGGTTAGTTTGTTAGGTCTAAGTAATGAAATTGGCTCAAGAGAGGTATTAAGTTGAGTTTAGGTTTTGTAATTGGAGAATCAAAACCAACATTCGTGACAGCACTTACTTCAAGAGCGTTATCAGTAGGAGAATATATCAAAATTAGTTCAGACGAGGGAGAAATTTTAGGTTTGGTAGAAAAATCTTCTGTATCAAGTGCAGCATTTACAGATGTTAAGAATTTTGATGAAGCATCAGAAAGTACGGAAATTGCAGAATTAAACAAAAGAGACAAGACATTTACGGCACATATTGGAATTTTGGGATTTTTAGAGAATCTAAGAAGAGGCCAGTCAATCATACCTGCAATTCCACCCATTCCAGGCACAGAAATCACTTTACCAAGCAAACAAGATCTAGAAGAAATATTCAGTCCTGAAAAGGAAGGATGGGTAAGCATAGGAAGTCTTTTACGAAATAAATCAATCGATGCAAAAGTGAATTTAGATAAAATTGTATCAAGGCATTTAGGAATTTTAGCTATGACCGGGATGGGTAAAAGCAATTTAGTATCTTTGGTTACAAAACAAATTTCAAAACTAAAAGGCACTGTAATAATTTTTGATTATCACAATGATTACACAAGCTTGAATATACCACGAATTAATGTAATTGATGCAAAGATAAATCCAAGATTGTTGGATGCAGACCAACTCTCAGATGTGTTAGAAATTAGAGATAGTGCTACCGTACAACAAAGAGTGTTAAGAATGGCATTTTCAGAACAGGTTAAAAAAACAAAAGAGTTTTGGAAGAAATTAGAAAATGAAATAGATTTTATCATAAATTCAGATGACAATAAACTCAAAGAAATCAGATCATCGGCATACAGAGTTCAGGATATTATTGAAGAATCACAAAAAAGATTTGAAGATATTTTGGATCCAGATATGGGAGATCCAATTAGCTTCATCAAAGAAGGTCGTGCAAATATTCTAAATATTTCAGAATTATCAGAAAAACAAGCAAATGTTGCATTAGCATTTTACTTACAACAATTACTAAAAGATAGAAAAGATGCAAGTATTGCAAGACATGGTAAGAGTAAGAAAGAAAGAAACTATCAATTCAATTCACCGATATTTGTGATCATAGAAGAAGCACATGTTTTCATTCCAAAAGATCATGATACTAGTGCAAAATATTGGGCCGCAAAAATTGCAAGAGAGGGAAGAAAGTTTGGATTAGGACTAGGAATAGTATCCCAAAGACCACGAAGCGTAGACCTGAACGTGCTTAGTCAGATGGGCTCATTTGCAATCATGAAGATAATTCAAGAAGACGATCAGCGACAAATTGCCTCAGCAACAGAGTCTACTAGTCGTGAATTGATAGCACAACTGACATCATTAAATGTTGGAGATGCAGTATTGGTAGGACAATGGACCAATCTACCATCACTAGTTCATGTAGACGAAGTAAAAGAGAAGATTATGGGAGCAGATCAAAGTGCGATTAATGCATGGGCAAAAGCGGATAAAATGAAAGAGATTGCAGTAGAATCAACGCAAGGGTTAGTACAGAAAGATTTGTTATTAGACTAATGTTATTTTCACATATTTCAGACATGCATTTGGGATTAGTGCAATATGGTTCAGAGGAACGTGCACAAGATGTCTATGATGTTTTTAATCAAGCAATAGATACATCAATTAAAGATCATGTAGATTTTGTAATTTTTGCAGGAGATATTTTTCATGTTCCAAATCCCAATGGAACAGCCATAATTCAAATGGCCAACGGATTAAAAAGATTAAAAGAAAATAACATTGATTCATTTTTTATTTTGGGTGAACACGATATTAGCAGAATTAGGAGCACCCCAATTCCATATGTATATCACAACTTAGAATTTTCAAAATACATAGGTCAAGGAAACCCAATTGAATACAAAGGGGTTCTAATAGCAGGATTTGATAAAATAAGAAAGTCAGAGATACCACAATATGAAAGCAAATTTGCAGAAATTGACAAAATCGCTCAAGTTCATTCGGGTCATAAAATTTTAGTTTTGCATCAGGGAATCACAGAATTTAACAAATTTGCAGGCGAGTTGCAATCAACTGATTTGCCAAAAAATTTTACATATTATGCAATGGGACATCTTCATGACACAGACATTAAACAGTTCAATCATCTAAATGGACCAGTAGTTTATCCTGGCTCAATTGAATTAACAACAAGTGAAGGAATTAAAGAAGCTAAAAAAGGATTCTTCGAAGTAGATATTTCTGGCAAAGATGCAACACCCAAGTGGATTGAACTTGATACAAGACCACAATTTTCATTTAAAACAGAATATCAGGAATTATCAAAGACCATTGATGAAATTTCTGAAAAAATAAAAGATTTTACAAAAAAGCCAATTGTGGAAGTAATCATAAAGGGGGGAAATATTGAGACGGATCATATCCAAGCACAAATTGCAAGACTAAATTCAATGGTTCTGAGATGTTTTTGGAGAATAAGTACAAAACAAGTTTCAGATTCATCAGTATTTCTAGACAGACCAAACATCATCGATGATGAGATGTTCAGATTGTCCGTTGATGTATTGGGATCAGAGCAAGCCGCTAGTTTTGCGATAAAAGAACTCCTTCCAGTTTTATCTTCAGGTGAAATCAAAGAAGCATCAGAAATTATTATTGAGAATTTTGAGAAATTTAAAAAGGAGAAAAAACAATGATCACGTCAATTGAGTTAGGGGATTTTCTAGCTCATTCTAATACAAAGATAGATTTTGAAAACGGAGTTACAGTTTTTGTTGGGGATAATGGTGCAGGAAAATCAAGCATTATTGATGCAATTACCTTTGCATTATTTGGACAACACACAAGAAAATCAAACAAAGGTCTCATCAAAAGAGGTTCTAACCAAGGATTTGCCAAAGTAAATTTTTCAGTCAATGGGAAAAATTATGAAGCTGTAAGAAAAATAGACAGCAAAGGAACACTTTCAGCAAAATTTTCTGAAATTATAGAAGATGAAAGAATAGAGATAGCAGCAGGTGAAAGAAAGCAATTTGGAGAATCAATGACGCAGGAAGTAGAAAAAGCAATAGGTCTTGATTTTGAAAAATTAAAAATTGCGTCGATTGTACAACAAGGCCAATTAAATTCAATAATAAATGCAAAACCAAAAGAATTCAAAGAACTACTAAATGCAATTATAGGAATAGACAAACTTGATGTTGCTTCAGAATCAATGAAAACAGTTAACAAAGAATTTCGTCAAAGCATTAGAGAAAAAATTGGATATGATGATACACATATTGAAATTTTATCTAGAGATTTAGAAACGTATCAAAAAGAAATTAAAGAAGCCACGCCAAATAAGATTCAATTAAAAATAAGGCAAGAAAAATCACAAAGAGAGATTGAGGAATTAAGGAAAAAAATAGAAATTGAATCTCCAAAAATTGATAAGATTAACCAGTTAGAATCAAGGAAAAAAGAACTTGTAGAATATGCAAAAGAAGCAATTCGTGAAATTCAGCGTGAAATTAGCGAAAATGAGCGTAAAATTAGTGATTGTGAAGGATGTTTTGAGGTTGCAAGCCTAAAGCAAGAACTAGACTCAAAAATTCAAAAGGTGGAAGAAGCAGTAGAGGACACACAAAATAAGATTCAAGAGATGAAAAGTCAGATAGCATCTCTTAAAGAAAAGCAATTACTTGCATCAAAACTACAGTTAAAAGATAACAAATGTCCGGTTTGTGATTCAAATGTGAAAAAACTAAATCCACTTTTCCAAGAAGAACATCTAAAACAAGAATTAACATCATTGCAAGAGCAGATTGTTTTTAAAGAAAAGGAATATCAAACGTACAATCAAAAACGAAAAGAATTCTCTGAAAAATTGCAATCGGCAAGAGATGCAGAAGCTACACTTAAGGCACATTCTATTGCCTCAAAACAAGAACTAAAAAAAATTCAAGAATATGTAAAAATAAAAAACAAAAAATAGAAAAAATTCCTGTGAATAATCGTACAAATCTGCTTGAAATATCACAAATAGATCCGCATACAAAAATGATTTTTGACAATATTTCAAAATTAGAATTGGAAATTAAAGGGTTTGATGAACAAGAATTTTTGAATCTTAAAAAAACAGTTAATGAAAAACAGATAGAACTTTCACAAATAGATCAACAGGTAGGAGCTATTTTGGAAAAAATATCAAAAGGAAATGAACAAATTAAAATCATCACGAATGCAATTTCAGAATTAAGAGTTGTTAAAGAATATGTAATGAATTTAGATGAAATTCAAAACAACATCTTTAGTAGAGATGGTCCTGTTGCAACAAGTTTAAGATCATGGGCATTAAATGCGATTTCAGTCAAAGCATCAGAGTATCTTACATTACTTAATACAAAAATTCAAAGAATTCAATTATCAGAAAAAGCAAGAGATATTTCAATTAGGTGTAATTCAAAAACGGAAGAACTGGATTTAGAGTCACTTAGTGGGGGGGAGAAAGTCAGCGTAGCCCTAGCATTAAGATTAGGAATGGCAAGTCTTCTAGGGGCATCAAACTTGAATTTGATGATACTTGATGAGCCTACTACGCATCTGGATGCAGAGAGAAAAAAATCCCTTGTAGGAGTATTATCTCAATTATCAAATATTTCAAATTCAGAAACACCTATGCAATTTATCATCATTACACACGATGCTGAAATCTTTGAAGATTCAACAGTGGAACAAATTTACAAGTTTGAATCATCGGAACAGGGGAGTAAAGTAACATTACTCAATTAATACATAAATCAAAGTCGAAGAGCACAGATCAATTTTGCGTGAGGATTTTTGATTATCAAAAATATTTTTAAAAATTACTGTAGTGTAAATTTTGTTCCAAGGATTTTACTCATTTTATTTACAGCATGTCTACACACATTTGGATTCAAGGTGAAAAATCCTCTAAATTTTCCACTTTCATATTCTTCTGCTATCAACCCAAATGGGCCATACGGTCCTCGAGTAATTACACTCCACACATCAAATAGAGGAGTATCCTTGCAATTGATCACATTAATTTTTGGATGAGTATCAACTTTGGTTTTACCAAAATCTGCTACAACAGTAATTGCAGGAATTTTTTCAATCATTTTTTGATATCTTTTTTCAACAAATTTGTATCGGGCGATTTTTTCAAAAGTTGCAAGCAATGGCTGACTATTATCTTGAGCATATTTTTCAATTAGTTTACTGATATGGAATAATTGTTTTCTTTCTGCATGGAAATTGTGATATCCAGCTTCAATGAATTTATCCAGACTCCACATGGACAGAAGTGAAGGATCATCATCATGCCATTCTGCAAGCTGTGGAAAATCTTGCCAAACTTCGCCAACAAAACCTGCATATTTTCCTAGCATAATTTGTAACAGTTCAAAATAAGATATAAGTTGATCTTTCAAGATAAGCAATTATTATTTTAACAAATTGTTTTTATTCTCTAAAATCTTATCATATCTATGGGACGATATGAAAAAGTTCTCAATATGTTAATGGATTATGATGAGTCAATCAGACTTGCAGTGATTAGTAATACATCAGGAGACATATTGTGGAATTCTAAGAGAAATGACGCAAAACTCCAGGTCCCAATTTCTGAAACTAAAAAAGCTCTAAAGCGGGAATCTGAGGATTGGGTTGACAGATGCAAGGCAGTAGATCGAATAGCACTTGGGAGCCCCCTGTATCATATTACGTCTTTTGAGAAAACTAAAAGAGTTACACTTCCAATTGATGCATTCCACCTATTGTTTCTCAGTATAGATAACACACCATTGAAAAATACAAAGAAGAAGAGTTATGGAAAAATGGTGGAAATGGGAAAAATATTGTCTATTGTTGATTTCGTAAATACATTTGAATAAAATTTTGTGTACAACCAAACTGCCAAATAATTTTAAATCAATTTTAACACTATAGAAATAATTTGGAATATTTATTAACATAAATGAGTCACATATTTTGTGGATAAATACGAAAAACTGCTTGACATGATAATGGATTTCGATGAGACCGTTAGATTTGCAGCAGTTACTGACGAAAATGGTCAGATTTTATGGAATAGTCAAAGAACAGGATTAAAAAATATTGTTCCAATTAGTGAAACCAAACAAACAATTTCTAGGGCGCTACATGCTTGGAAAGACAATGCAGGATTTAAGAAGTATATTGGTTCAGGGCTCTATTCAATTGCATCCTATGAAAAAATTAAAAGAATTACAGTTCCTTTAGATAATGGGAAATTATTATTTTTTAGTGTAAGTAATGAACCGTTAAAATCATCTGTTAATAGAAGAAAAAGCTATGGTCATCTTGCAGACATGGGTAAAATTCTATCAATTGTAGATTTCATTAAATCTCAAAAATAAATTAAAAGCAGTTTAGTTTTTTATTGATATATTATTTTTAAAAATGATTGAAAGTTAATTTTGTCATAAAATTAGTTAGAAGATTTTTAATTCACTATGACTTTGCCAGTCATCCAAGGATGGACCATACAGAAATAATCATATGTTCCTTTATCATTAAATGTAAATTCAAAAGTTCCGCCAGACATAAACAAACCAGAATCAAATACTCCAGTTAATCCGGCATCTACAGTTCCACTAGTTACAGTATGTGCTGCTGAATCATCATTAATCCAAGAAACAGTATTACCAGAAGATACAGTGATTTCATAGGGCAAGTAACATTCGTTTGTTTCTTCACAGCCTGGAACAGCTGAACCTACAGGTACTGAAACAATTGCTGCTGTAGGTAATTTTCGGGGTTCAGGTGTTGGTTCAGGTGTTGGTTCAGGTGTTGGTTCTTCGATTACAACCATCTCTTCAACATCGTTGACAATAATTTCACCAGTCATCCAAGGGTGAACCATACAGAAATAATCATAGATTCCTTTATCATTAAATGTAAATTCAAAAGTTCCACCAGACATAAACAAACCAGAATCAAATGTGCCATCATGTCCATCAGAAATATTTCCACTAGTTACAGTATGTGCTGCTGAATCAGGATTTTCCCACTTAACAGTGTCACCTACAAAAATAGTAATTGAATAAGGCAAGTAACATTCGTTTGTTTCTTCACAACCTGGTGTGCCAGAGCCTTCAGCGATGTTAACGGTATGAATTTGGGACGGAGCAGGCATTGAAGAGGATATAGGAACTTTAAGTGAGTCTTCAGGAATTATAGTCATAGTTGTTTCAATTCCAGTAGGTCCAGTGATTTCATCACCATGTCCCAAACCTTGTACCACAACCAAAATTTCAATGGGGGATTCACCTAACATGTCTGTTTCATGAATTGGATGTTTTCCAGGATGTCTGTGGGAATTAGGTTCAGACAAAATAGAATTCCCATCTTGTACAGCAAATATATCATAATTAACATGATCAACAATATTTCCATCATCGTCTCTGAATTCAACTTCGATTTCTAAAGTATCACCCACAGTAGCAATACTTGGCATAATACTGGAATTAACTGATAATTCTTTGACGGGTTCAACAACACATTCACCCCTATAATCTAGTTTAACATCAGCAGCATTTAGCATGCACATGTTTCCATAAGTCACACCATCAACACCACACATAGGATCCCATTGTAAAGTACAAACAGTAATTTTTTCTTCAACAACTCTTGGTTCAATTATATCAGTAGGATCCATTGCTATGAATACAATAGATATTGCAGCTAAAACTCCAACTATACCAATAATACCATAAGAAAAATTCATCTCATCCACCTGTTAACTTTGCAAATGCCTCATTCTTACTTAACTTTTCCATAAATTCAATATTAGACAAGGCAACAACTGCAGATTCTACAACAGGTTCCTCAGGGTCATTTAGTGCTTTTTGTAGTGCTTCTTTTGCATCTTTAGATCCAACAACTCCCAAAGCAATAGCTGCCTCATGACGTACAAACATACTAGGATCATTCAGGGTTGCATCAGTTAAGGGAGGTATTGCACTGGAATAACTCATCTGCCCCAACGCAAATGCAGCTTCATGCCTTACCAATTCATTTTCATCATTTTTTAAAACTTTAGCAATATACGGAACTTTATCTTCTC comes from the Candidatus Nitrosopumilus sediminis genome and includes:
- a CDS encoding AAA family ATPase, whose protein sequence is MITSIELGDFLAHSNTKIDFENGVTVFVGDNGAGKSSIIDAITFALFGQHTRKSNKGLIKRGSNQGFAKVNFSVNGKNYEAVRKIDSKGTLSAKFSEIIEDERIEIAAGERKQFGESMTQEVEKAIGLDFEKLKIASIVQQGQLNSIINAKPKEFKELLNAIIGIDKLDVASESMKTVNKEFRQSIREKIGYDDTHIEILSRDLETYQKEIKEATPNKIQLKIRQEKSQREIEELRKKIEIESPKIDKINQLESRKKELVEYAKEAIREIQREISENERKISDCEGCFEVASLKQELDSKIQKVEEAVEDTQNKIQEMKSQIASLKEKQLLASKLQLKDNKCPVCDSNVKKLNPLFQEEHLKQELTSLQEQIVFKEKEYQTYNQKRKEFSEKLQSARDAEATLKAHSIASKQELKKIQEYVKIKNKK
- a CDS encoding ATP-binding protein, with product MSLGFVIGESKPTFVTALTSRALSVGEYIKISSDEGEILGLVEKSSVSSAAFTDVKNFDEASESTEIAELNKRDKTFTAHIGILGFLENLRRGQSIIPAIPPIPGTEITLPSKQDLEEIFSPEKEGWVSIGSLLRNKSIDAKVNLDKIVSRHLGILAMTGMGKSNLVSLVTKQISKLKGTVIIFDYHNDYTSLNIPRINVIDAKINPRLLDADQLSDVLEIRDSATVQQRVLRMAFSEQVKKTKEFWKKLENEIDFIINSDDNKLKEIRSSAYRVQDIIEESQKRFEDILDPDMGDPISFIKEGRANILNISELSEKQANVALAFYLQQLLKDRKDASIARHGKSKKERNYQFNSPIFVIIEEAHVFIPKDHDTSAKYWAAKIAREGRKFGLGLGIVSQRPRSVDLNVLSQMGSFAIMKIIQEDDQRQIASATESTSRELIAQLTSLNVGDAVLVGQWTNLPSLVHVDEVKEKIMGADQSAINAWAKADKMKEIAVESTQGLVQKDLLLD
- a CDS encoding DNA double-strand break repair nuclease NurA, translating into MLSILKGPKYEQILQKARDNWVEYTPTKEEVVTAGIDSSFNNTKFQGIELWATTAVSIKSNGEILVDLHKSGLGSADDISSIASKMEIEACEKTIDEVDMVLMDGSLHSQLMTRQANLGSQIVKVMKKKDNVIFIAKTSNTKKQFEKLGSLAGDIFYYNHVTNNPGFSKIFVEKKYGADKIISSTFVRLSDSTPIIKLEFLGEQHDEDEVKTIMNKLYKTSVGGYPYALKLAHNNCKISDKELAKMVSLLGLSNEIGSREVLS
- a CDS encoding HEAT repeat domain-containing protein; this encodes MQAVTDERLALFAEMESKYEQKDTEYFVSLLEHPDYVVRTRVACILVDFGGEDKVPYIAKVLKNDENELVRHEAAFALGQMSYSSAIPPLTDATLNDPSMFVRHEAAIALGVVGSKDAKEALQKALNDPEEPVVESAVVALSNIEFMEKLSKNEAFAKLTGG
- a CDS encoding plastocyanin/azurin family copper-binding protein; this encodes MNFSYGIIGIVGVLAAISIVFIAMDPTDIIEPRVVEEKITVCTLQWDPMCGVDGVTYGNMCMLNAADVKLDYRGECVVEPVKELSVNSSIMPSIATVGDTLEIEVEFRDDDGNIVDHVNYDIFAVQDGNSILSEPNSHRHPGKHPIHETDMLGESPIEILVVVQGLGHGDEITGPTGIETTMTIIPEDSLKVPISSSMPAPSQIHTVNIAEGSGTPGCEETNECYLPYSITIFVGDTVKWENPDSAAHTVTSGNISDGHDGTFDSGLFMSGGTFEFTFNDKGIYDYFCMVHPWMTGEIIVNDVEEMVVIEEPTPEPTPEPTPEPRKLPTAAIVSVPVGSAVPGCEETNECYLPYEITVSSGNTVSWINDDSAAHTVTSGTVDAGLTGVFDSGLFMSGGTFEFTFNDKGTYDYFCMVHPWMTGKVIVN
- a CDS encoding SbcC/MukB-like Walker B domain-containing protein: MNNRTNLLEISQIDPHTKMIFDNISKLELEIKGFDEQEFLNLKKTVNEKQIELSQIDQQVGAILEKISKGNEQIKIITNAISELRVVKEYVMNLDEIQNNIFSRDGPVATSLRSWALNAISVKASEYLTLLNTKIQRIQLSEKARDISIRCNSKTEELDLESLSGGEKVSVALALRLGMASLLGASNLNLMILDEPTTHLDAERKKSLVGVLSQLSNISNSETPMQFIIITHDAEIFEDSTVEQIYKFESSEQGSKVTLLN
- a CDS encoding metallophosphoesterase family protein encodes the protein MLFSHISDMHLGLVQYGSEERAQDVYDVFNQAIDTSIKDHVDFVIFAGDIFHVPNPNGTAIIQMANGLKRLKENNIDSFFILGEHDISRIRSTPIPYVYHNLEFSKYIGQGNPIEYKGVLIAGFDKIRKSEIPQYESKFAEIDKIAQVHSGHKILVLHQGITEFNKFAGELQSTDLPKNFTYYAMGHLHDTDIKQFNHLNGPVVYPGSIELTTSEGIKEAKKGFFEVDISGKDATPKWIELDTRPQFSFKTEYQELSKTIDEISEKIKDFTKKPIVEVIIKGGNIETDHIQAQIARLNSMVLRCFWRISTKQVSDSSVFLDRPNIIDDEMFRLSVDVLGSEQAASFAIKELLPVLSSGEIKEASEIIIENFEKFKKEKKQ